The Delphinus delphis chromosome 10, mDelDel1.2, whole genome shotgun sequence genome includes a region encoding these proteins:
- the LOC132431578 gene encoding HLA class II histocompatibility antigen, DO alpha chain-like: protein MVLSGGLVLGLHTLMTLLSPQEAGAIKADHMGSYGPAFYQSYDGSGQFTYDFDGEQLFSVDLKKREAVWRLPEFGNFAYFDPQHGLASITMIKAHLDVLVERSNRTRAANVPPRVTVLPKSHVELGQPNVLICVVENIFPPVINITWLRNGQTITEGVAQTSFYAQPNHLFRKFHYLPFVPSVDDFYDCKVEHWGLDQPLFKHWEPQVPTLLPDTTETLVFTLGLALGLAGFLVGVILIITGTCLSSTPR, encoded by the exons ATGGTCCTCAGTGGGGGGCTGGTCCTGGGACTCCACACCTTGATGACCCTCCTGAGCCCCCAGGAAGCTGGGGCCATCAAGG CTGACCACATGGGCTCCTACGGACCAGCCTTCTACCAGTCCTATGATGGCTCGGGTCAGTTCACCTACGATTTCGATGGAGAGCAGCTGTTCTCTGTGGACCTGAAGAAGAGGGAGGCTGTGTGGCGTCTGCCTGAATTTGGCAACTTCGCCTACTTTGACCCGCAGCATGGGCTGGCCAGTATCACGATGATCAAAGCGCATCTGGACGTCTTGGTGGAGCGCTCGAACCGTACCAGAGCCGCCAACG TGCCCCCAAGAGTGACTGTGCTGCCCAAGTCTCACGTGGAGCTGGGCCAGCCCAACGTCCTCATCTGCGTCGTGGAGAACATCTTCCCCCCTGTCATCAATATCACCTGGCTGCGCAACGGTCAGACCATCACCGAGGGGGTGGCCCAGACCAGCTTCTATGCCCAGCCCAACCATCTGTTCCGGAAATTCCACTACTTGCCCTTCGTGCCCTCGGTGGATGACTTCTATGACTGCAAGGTGGAGCACTGGGGCCTGGACCAGCCGCTCTTTAAGCACTGGG agCCCCAGGTGCCTACCCTGCTGCCTGACACCACAGAGACCCTGGTCTTCACCCTCGGCCTGGCCCTCGGCCTGGCCGGCTTCCTCGTGGGCGTCATCCTCATCATCACAGGCACATGCCTGTCCAGCACCCCCAG GTAA